The following proteins are encoded in a genomic region of Arachis stenosperma cultivar V10309 chromosome 4, arast.V10309.gnm1.PFL2, whole genome shotgun sequence:
- the LOC130975617 gene encoding signal peptide peptidase-like 2, which translates to MKNSIRGCISCILPCGALDVIRIVHSNGRIDDLTTRTINAADVMRAHPNHILKKYSPSDLLIIPPHADLYRGNIYFLVPLPPLPLPINTLQQRTIETVLLSCAFLYGIFWVFVSKWWFHESVMIVVARGDRSGEDGISMLLSIIGFGDIILSGLLVAFSLRYDWLAKRNLRSGYFVWAMSAYGLGLLLTYVALNLMDGHGQPALLYIVPFTLGTFLLLEKKRGELNLLWIRGEPEMPCPHNQESQQ; encoded by the exons ATGAAGAATAGCATAAGGGGATGCATATCATGCATCCTACCATGCGGGGCATTGGACGTGATACGTATAGTTCACTCCAATGGCAGAATTGACGATCTCACTACTCGCACCATCAACGCTGCTGACGTCATGAGAGCTCATCCTAACCATATCCTCAAGAAATATTCTCCCTCCGACCTTCTCATCATTCCTCCCCACGCTGACCTCTATCGCGGCAACATCTACTTCCTCGTTCCCCTCCCTCCCCTCCCCCTCCCAATCAACACGCTACAGCA aagaacaatagaaaCTGTTCTTCTTAGTTGCGCCTTTCTATATGGCATCTTCTGGGTATTTGTCTCTAagtggtggttccatgagagcGTAATGATAGTG GTAGCTCGAGGCGATAGGAGTGGAGAAGATGGTATCTCCATGCTGCTTAGCATAATTGGTTTTGGGGACATAATCTTATCGGGGCTTCTAGTCGCATTTTCACTAAG GTATGATTGGTTGGCAAAGAGGAACCTTCGGTCTGGATACTTCGTGTGGGCAATGAGTGCTTACGGTTTAG GTCTCCTTCTAACATATGTTGCTTTGAACTTGATGGATGGGCATGGTCAACCAGCATTGCTTTATATCGTCCCGTTTACTCTTG GCACATTTTTGTTATTGGAAAAGAAGAGAGGTGAACTCAATCTTTTATGGATAAGAGGAGAACCAGAAATGCCTTGCCCTCATAACCAAGAGTCTCAACAATGA